The sequence ATGAGCAAGCAAGTTTTACCCACAGCTCCATCTCCGACGGTGACGCACTTTATAAATCTGGACGCGCTCATATCGTCGCCGGCGATTCTCCTCTCTGGCCGGCGAACTATTTATCTCaagtttaatttcttcaatccTCCCTTGTATATAACTTGAACTAACAATCCCCTGCACCGTTTGTTAGTTCCCAATCAAACTAATCAAGTTCAGAGATTACTTGGAGTAAACAATAAGGAAGCAAAGCCCCAACTTGAATATTAAAACCCTAATTAGCTTATGATTATCCAGCACACAACACCTAACCCAACAGCCGCATTAATGGTCCATCAATTTCCACGGGCAGAAACACAGAGAGTGCGTGATGCAACCAGAGAAGAGAAGCACGTACCTGCTAGAGAGAGAAGCACACAAGGCATAgcaaatgagagagagagagagaggagaggcAATGAGGGAAAAGTTTGTATATAGTAAGGAAGAGCAAGCCAGCTACGAGCCAGCTATCCAGTAGTATTTGCTTTCAGGTGCCACTTAAGCACCCTATCATTTGCCACCACATAACCAATCACAAAACCACCTACCCCACCTTCCCAAACTtcttttcaaagaaattagttcaaatattaatatttatttttaatatatatagagatagTTCGATTCACTTTCCCACTCAAAtccaacaaaaatttatttttgaaacatcttataagagtttataaaatatttcaaataaatttagccaaacaccttCGATCTCATAATTACACTATGAAAGAATTTAGTTTTATAGTGGCACATTTAGTCCTAAGTTGGTTGAGACTAAAGATTCTGAATGAAGAAATAGTCCGTGTTtttcatacaattttttttacctaCTGAAAAATCCTCCAcacactaattttttctttcaactcTTCAAGATACCCTAATTTCTTGGGAACAATCataaatcttattaaataaaccATTGTTTTGGGCTTAGATGTACATTGATTTGTGCATGGGGTTTCTTAAACCTGTGCTGAAAACATGTGCGCTTTTTTCAACTAGCTACAATTTTCAGTCTACAATCAACTTACAACTAAGTGTGTCGCCTTAAAAACAATTAGAGAATTGAATGTGCTTTTCATATTTAACTACATGCTCAAATTTGTTCACTACGGTAATTACATCATAAGTGTGTTAATTTACTTATGTTTAAAAGATTGAAGGTTTATTTGATTGGggtgaaaaatgaatttataagaGATAGTTTGATGTTTGGTTAAAAGGAAGAGATGGAATTGAAGtagaactaaatatatatgaaatcccTCCATAGTCCAACTTTGTTTCTATTCGAAATTGAGTGAAAAAGTATAAGTCCCAAATGATAAAAatgtacaatttttatttttatttatgttattacccgcacacacacacacacatatatatatatattctctaaTTCCTGCCTCCTTCTCGCTGATAATACTATAGCCAgagaaaagataacaaaattattgaaagtgtgtctttttttgtattgcaTTCTTCAATATGTATGAAAATGATATACGAAGTTGTTTTTGATACCAACAAAATGCTGGTATTTGAATTCGAATTAGTCAGTAAAAAGattaattctataataaattaatgcaCATCACATCatattagtttaaaattttgaatttaatgacGTCATATGGACAAGACCAAATGTCAACGTTTCTTGGTCAATGAGTTGTTGTGGCTGGGGAGACATAAATTTGAAAGTGGGTTTCATGATAATCAACCTAACCTAATTCTTGccaataattttctctttggttacgtgtgtgtgtgtgctatatttctttctttattttttttttttaagttcgAATTACACAGTTTGATGgctatttgaaaaattaatgcatGATGCAAGTGTTATAGATCGTGTAGTCAAAGTGTTAGCTCCGCGTAATTGTCATTATTTAGGTCAATGGAGCAAATAGTAGggcattatttatatatatatattgtatgatCTCTGCACCAACCGGCTTAATTTGTGGTGTACATCCTCGCAATATTAAAAGTCGATAGCAAACTCCAATGAAGTAGAACCATCGAAGtgcatatatacacatatacataatatatcaGGTCAAATACGTTAcatatcttgaaatttgatataattataaatacatacttgttagataaaaaatgacaTTTACCCTCCTTGAGATTTGTTCTCTCTTACATTTAACTCCACTGGTAGGGTTCTGATGAATTGATCacatgttatttttaaaataccctTGATAAAAAGTTTAACTATAATTTGAACAACTTTTTAGATGAAAATGCCCTTTGGaccaaattgtaatattttaaaatattaagggggttaaatattataatctcACATACTTTGTacctaaatataatattttattattttttgtaaactaGCCATTTTTGTCCATTAAATATTACGAAAATGATCTTATATGTTAGGGTGAATATATCCACACCCTCTGAGGTctagtataattacaaatacaacCTTGTTAGATAAGAAATTACATTATCCTCCTTGAGGTTTGTAAAACATTACAATGCTCGCAAAAAAGGTGTGAAAATATAAAGCACCTTTCATTTATCTgacaaaaaaccaaaaagaaaaaaataattttgagaagaCTAAAAATTCCCTAAACAAAACTTCATTAGGagggaaaatgtaatttcctaTCTAACaaggatgtatttataattatactaaacctCGAGGGGCGTGAATGTAATTCACCctaatatataagatattCCCCGCAATATATAATGGATACAAACCGCTAGTTtagctaaaaaaataaaatattacatttaagtATAAAGTATGTGAGATCAAAACCccctaatattttaaaacattacaaTTTGGTCCAAGGGCATTTTTATCTGAAAAGTTggtcaaattttttatcatgggaattttgaaaataacatGTGATACACTCACCAAAACCCTACCGATAGAGTTAAATGTAAGACGGAACAAACCTCAAgaaatgtaaatgtaatttttgatataacagagatgtatttgtaattatgtcaaaaccAAGGAATACAAATAAAGATGGATGCAACATGAAATAGGATTGTGAAGTGATATAAACATATCCGAGTCAGCCCATACTAGTGGTGGACATATGGAGTAATGCATCATGAGTTGAAGGAACTTGAAATTCTGGACccacaagaaatatatataattttataataaccCTTAATTGCGATTAATCATGATATATGTTCTGGACccacaagaaatatatatgattttacagTACTGACCCTTAATTGCGATTaatcatgatatatattttggaccgacaagaaatatatataattttacaatactAACCCTTAATTGCGATTAATCATGATATATGCAGCAACACGtgaaataaccaaaaaaaatacgtGACCACATgcataatataacaaaaattctgaaaaaagcGCACCAAaatagaagagaagaagagtcATAATCCGAGAAACAGTGAGGGccatatattaattaggaTGGGCATTGAAATCCCCTATATAAATACCACACTTGCCATGGCAACAATCAACAATTGCAGATTGCGGCACCTCGATCACCCTCCTAGTGAGAGAGGAAAGAGGTACCGCAATAACATCGTCTCCCCACTCCTATTgcatgcaaaaagaaaaacacacacacacaaacaccatAATTAAGGGTTCGCACAAAGGCCAAACATGGCGACTACCGGCGGAATACTCTTAATAGCTCTCTTGTCGTTGCTCGTGGCGAATGCTTATGGGAGTAGTAGTCCGGTGGTCACATACGATAGTCGTTCCTTGATCATTAATGGATCAAGAGAATTGCTCTTCTCTGGCTCTATTCATTATCCACGAAGCACACCTGATGTACGTATATATGAGCTAGTTTTGATTTGTCTTTTCAATTACTATGATTTAGggaacaataaatatatcatatatatatatatatatatatatatatgtatggattgaagaattaataattgtgATTGTTTATGTTTGTAGATGTGGCCTGATATCATCAGAAAGGCTAAAGAAGGTGGATTGAATATTATCCAGACTTATGTGTTCTGGAATCTTCATGAGCCTAATCAGGGCGaggtaaaattaatattaaaatattaatatattatatcatacACAAGCATCCatttaaacttaattaatttgcaagatatttttctttcttttttattttttaaaaaataaaaataaaaaaattatttatttattaactttttttgggGTTCATCAGTGGAATTTTGAAGGCAATCGTGACTTGGTGAAATTCATAAAATGTATCTGGGAGCAAGGCTTGTGGGTGACCCTCAGGATTGGACCATACATTGAAGCTGAATGGAATATGGGGTAcgtaaaaacatatatatatatataatctctCTTTCAggttttgtaattaattttattttatttttccatctacgtactataaatatatatatatgttgcagAGGATTTCCATACTGGCTAAGAGAGGTTCCCGACATCATATTCCGTTCCGATAATGAAGCTTTCAaggtatacatacatataattaataagaatattaaagaatttataattaattatactataaaataaatggtatTAGATGTAATAAGTACTAATTCTATCTTGATGATAATGTGGCATGCATGCAGTACCACATGCAAAAGTACGCAGAGAAGGTGATTAACATgatgaaaaaagagaaactgTTTGCTGATCAAGGAGGACCCATCGTCATGATGCAGGCAAGTACCCATCGGCCatcttatgaaatattaattttttttaatataataaaaatatggagtagtatatatgaatgaattgtgattcttattattaattacagaTTGAAAATGAGTACAACAATGTACAATTAGCATACAGAGAAAGAGGTATAAGTTATGTGAAATGGGCAGCAAACATGGCTCTAAGTTTATACAACGGGGTCCCTTGGATCATGTGCAAACAAAAGGATGCCCCTCCCACAGTGATCAGTACATGCAATGGAAGGCAGTGTGCAGACACATTCGCTGGTCCAAATGGCCCTGACAAGCCTTCTCTCTGGACTGAGAACTGGACCGCACAGTACAGAGTATTCGGCGACACCCCCTCTCAGCGCGCTGCTGAAGATATATCCTTTGCGGTTGCTCGGTTCTTTACAAGAAATGGCACACTCAACAACTACTACATGTACTACGGTGGAAGTAACTTTGGGAGAACCAGTTCCTCCTCCTTTGTCACTACTCGTTACTACGACGAAGCTCCTCTTGATGAATATGGTTTGAGGAGGGAGCCCAAGTTCGGTCACTTGAGGGATTTGCACAGGGCTTTGAAATTGAGCAAAAAGCCTTTGCTTCGAGGCACTCCAAAGGTGGAACGCATCAGCCAAGACCTTGAGATCACTACTTATGAGAAACCCTCTGAAAATCTTTGTGTTGCCTTCTTGACCAACAACGACACGAGAGAAGCTAAAACTATTCATTTCAGAGGCAAGGATTACTACTTACCTTCCAAGTCCGTCAGCATTCTCCCTGATTGCAAGACCGTCGTCTACAACACAGCTGCAATTGTAGCACAACACAGTTCTAGGAACTTTGTTGTGCCCCAACAGGCAAAGTTTTCCAAATGGGAGATGTTCAAAGAAACTATTCCAACCATTAATGACTTGAAAGATAGGACTCCCGCGCCCAAGGAACTTTACAGTTTTACTAAGGATGTCTCTGACTATGCTTGGTACAGCACAAGGTATGTACAAGTGTTCCTCCATGCAATTACAAcaggattaattatattgataaatcaagaatattaaattttatatatataaatgtttcCCCAATTTCTTTAGATTACCTACTCGTGTAATTTAGAttcttcttaattaattagacataataattatatataccatATACTTTGCAGCATCAAGATAGATGCTCGTGATTTGCCAATGAGGCCCGATGTTCGTCCAGGCCTTCACATTGCTAGTCTTGGCCATGCTTTGCTTGCATTCGTCAATGGCGAATACATAGGATTCGAGCACGGTAGCAACGTCGAGAAGAGCCACATTTTCAGAAAGCCAGTGAATTTAACGGCTGGAGACAACGACATCACATTGTTGGCCATGACTGTCGGCTTCCCCAATAGTGGTGCCTACATGGAGAAGAGATTTGCTGGTCCCCGAGCTGTCACTCTTGAGGGTTTGATGTCTGGAACTCTTGACATTACCAACAATAATTGGGGTCAAcaggtaaattaaaattaactaataatatttcacacacacatatcgtaattaatttttgaatta comes from Sesamum indicum cultivar Zhongzhi No. 13 linkage group LG10, S_indicum_v1.0, whole genome shotgun sequence and encodes:
- the LOC105173037 gene encoding beta-galactosidase 13-like; translation: MATTGGILLIALLSLLVANAYGSSSPVVTYDSRSLIINGSRELLFSGSIHYPRSTPDMWPDIIRKAKEGGLNIIQTYVFWNLHEPNQGEWNFEGNRDLVKFIKCIWEQGLWVTLRIGPYIEAEWNMGGFPYWLREVPDIIFRSDNEAFKYHMQKYAEKVINMMKKEKLFADQGGPIVMMQIENEYNNVQLAYRERGISYVKWAANMALSLYNGVPWIMCKQKDAPPTVISTCNGRQCADTFAGPNGPDKPSLWTENWTAQYRVFGDTPSQRAAEDISFAVARFFTRNGTLNNYYMYYGGSNFGRTSSSSFVTTRYYDEAPLDEYGLRREPKFGHLRDLHRALKLSKKPLLRGTPKVERISQDLEITTYEKPSENLCVAFLTNNDTREAKTIHFRGKDYYLPSKSVSILPDCKTVVYNTAAIVAQHSSRNFVVPQQAKFSKWEMFKETIPTINDLKDRTPAPKELYSFTKDVSDYAWYSTSIKIDARDLPMRPDVRPGLHIASLGHALLAFVNGEYIGFEHGSNVEKSHIFRKPVNLTAGDNDITLLAMTVGFPNSGAYMEKRFAGPRAVTLEGLMSGTLDITNNNWGQQVGVNGEKVPVYTEEGAKTVKWVPFAGTPSPVTWYKTYFDAPEGNNPVALRMMSMAKGMVWVNGQSIGRYWVSYNSPLGRPTQEEYHIPRAFLKPKSNLLVVFEETGGNPEKIDILVVNRDTICSVITEYHPPSVNSWERKGNELRALVNPVREAELTCPDNKVIKKVEFVGFGEVDGACGAFKPGKCNSNSKAIKLVESLCLGKNECKVPFERERLVDVGKDACPDVSKTLAIQVACS